A window from Nevskia ramosa DSM 11499 encodes these proteins:
- the atpE gene encoding F0F1 ATP synthase subunit C, producing MELVAQIQANTALTIGLIFGLAALGTAIGFGLLGGKFLEGAARQPELANMLQTKMFIIAGLLDAVAIIGVAMGLLMMFANPLLAVVQTAAQ from the coding sequence ATGGAACTCGTCGCCCAAATCCAAGCCAACACCGCGCTGACCATCGGTCTGATCTTCGGTCTGGCAGCCCTCGGTACCGCCATCGGCTTCGGCCTGCTGGGCGGCAAGTTCCTGGAAGGCGCCGCTCGCCAGCCGGAACTCGCGAACATGCTGCAGACCAAGATGTTCATCATCGCCGGCCTGCTCGACGCGGTCGCGATCATCGGCGTCGCCATGGGCCTGCTGATGATGTTTGCGAACCCGCTGCTCGCCGTCGTTCAGACCGCCGCGCAGTAA
- the atpB gene encoding F0F1 ATP synthase subunit A, producing the protein MSAESGAAKTPAEYVSHHLMHLTSNHDAGFVSMTNWHIDTLVFSTVLGLIFLTLFRIAAVRVTSGVPGKLQNFVEVIIEFVDNSVKDSFKGDRSFVAPFALTIFCWVFLWNCMDLVPVDLLPLFSEHVLGLEHLRVVPSADMSATFALSLSVFFFIFWYSFKSKGVVGFAKEFLTHPFGAKLLPFNIILNTVEYLAKPLSLALRLFGNLYAGELIFILIALLPWWAQVIPGMGWMIFHILVVTLQAFIFMTLTIVYLSMANENHDAEHH; encoded by the coding sequence ATGTCAGCAGAAAGCGGCGCAGCCAAGACTCCAGCGGAATACGTCTCGCATCACTTGATGCATCTGACGTCGAACCACGATGCCGGTTTCGTCTCTATGACGAACTGGCACATCGATACCCTAGTGTTTTCGACGGTGCTCGGTCTGATCTTTCTGACCCTGTTCCGCATTGCCGCCGTGCGGGTCACCAGCGGCGTGCCGGGCAAGCTGCAGAACTTCGTCGAAGTCATCATCGAATTCGTCGACAACTCGGTGAAGGACAGCTTCAAGGGCGATCGTTCCTTCGTCGCGCCGTTCGCGCTGACCATCTTCTGCTGGGTGTTCCTGTGGAACTGCATGGATCTGGTGCCGGTCGATCTGCTGCCGCTGTTCAGCGAGCATGTCCTCGGCCTTGAACACCTGCGCGTGGTGCCGTCTGCCGACATGAGCGCAACCTTCGCGCTGTCGCTGTCGGTGTTCTTCTTCATCTTCTGGTACAGCTTCAAGTCCAAGGGTGTGGTCGGCTTCGCCAAGGAATTCCTGACCCATCCGTTCGGCGCCAAGCTGCTGCCGTTCAACATCATCCTGAACACCGTCGAATATCTCGCCAAGCCGCTGTCTCTGGCGCTGCGACTGTTCGGCAACCTTTACGCAGGCGAGCTGATCTTCATCCTGATCGCGCTGCTGCCCTGGTGGGCGCAGGTCATTCCCGGCATGGGCTGGATGATCTTCCACATTCTCGTCGTGACCCTGCAGGCGTTCATCTTCATGACGCTGACCATCGTGTACCTGAGCATGGCCAACGAGAATCACGACGCTGAGCACCATTAA
- a CDS encoding ATP synthase subunit I: MKTARRIAQQQLFIALLGAAIWTWIGGIHSGLAAAVGGGIAATLTFYAALKTFGKHSDDPNLVVTNFFRAQMRKFALAAVLFVIAVKIFGSNFAPLITTFAVALLVYWWALTWDS; the protein is encoded by the coding sequence ATGAAAACAGCCAGACGAATCGCCCAGCAGCAGCTCTTCATTGCCTTGCTGGGTGCTGCGATCTGGACCTGGATCGGTGGAATCCATTCGGGACTGGCGGCCGCGGTGGGCGGGGGAATAGCAGCAACGTTGACGTTTTATGCAGCGCTCAAGACGTTCGGTAAACATTCCGATGACCCCAATCTGGTGGTCACGAATTTTTTCCGCGCGCAGATGCGCAAATTTGCGCTGGCAGCAGTGTTGTTCGTGATTGCAGTGAAAATATTTGGCAGCAATTTCGCACCGTTGATTACGACGTTTGCGGTTGCGCTTTTGGTTTACTGGTGGGCTCTGACCTGGGATTCGTGA
- a CDS encoding SDR family NAD(P)-dependent oxidoreductase: MSQYKTALITGASSGIGAAFAAALARSGSDLILVARSEDKLRALAGELTRETGRNIQVIAADLSKPECGAKLKKAVDALEMHVDLLINNAGFGTTGAFEKQDAGREAEEIRLNAAAVVDLAHAFLPAMLEAKHGGIINIASSAAFQPMPYFAVYAATKAFVYSFSDALWEEVRGRGVHVMAVCPGPVDTGFFEATGAHNLRKKVPAGTMVSAETVVDAALDGLAGRSRLVVPGGLMKISAAASALVPRGLMTRLVGRLMKR; the protein is encoded by the coding sequence ATGTCGCAATACAAGACTGCTCTGATCACCGGAGCCTCCAGCGGCATCGGTGCCGCCTTCGCCGCGGCGCTCGCCCGGTCCGGCTCGGATCTGATCCTCGTCGCCCGTTCCGAGGACAAGCTGCGCGCCCTGGCCGGCGAACTGACTCGCGAGACCGGCCGCAACATTCAGGTGATCGCCGCCGATCTGTCGAAGCCGGAATGCGGCGCCAAGCTCAAGAAGGCGGTCGACGCGCTGGAAATGCACGTCGATCTGCTGATCAACAACGCCGGCTTCGGCACCACCGGTGCGTTCGAGAAGCAGGACGCGGGCCGCGAAGCCGAAGAAATCCGTCTCAACGCGGCTGCGGTTGTCGATCTCGCTCATGCCTTCCTGCCGGCGATGCTGGAAGCCAAGCACGGCGGCATCATCAATATCGCCTCATCGGCCGCGTTCCAGCCGATGCCGTACTTCGCGGTCTACGCCGCGACCAAGGCCTTCGTCTATTCGTTCAGCGATGCGCTGTGGGAAGAAGTGCGCGGCCGCGGCGTGCACGTGATGGCAGTCTGCCCCGGGCCGGTCGATACCGGTTTCTTCGAAGCGACCGGCGCCCACAACCTGCGCAAGAAGGTGCCGGCCGGAACCATGGTGTCGGCGGAAACCGTGGTCGATGCCGCACTCGATGGTCTGGCGGGCCGCAGTCGCCTCGTGGTGCCGGGCGGATTGATGAAAATCAGCGCGGCAGCGAGCGCTCTTGTGCCGCGTGGGCTGATGACCCGCCTTGTCGGTCGTCTGATGAAGCGCTGA
- a CDS encoding ParB/RepB/Spo0J family partition protein, with amino-acid sequence MSVKKRGLGRSLDALLGSSQPQAVETAGDELRELALDSLVAGRHQPRRSFDQSQLEALAESIKAQGVVQPIIVREIEDGQHEIVAGERRWRAAKLAGLSVIPAVVRKMEDRAAMAVALVENIQRADLNPLEEAEALRRLIDDCGLTHEQAAEAVGKSRASISNLLRLIDLDPGVQMMVRNGLISLGHAKVLMGATASRQAELAKQVVERELTVRQTEALLMASSRPASPPSASLPKSPIASEIGERIGLPVTLTQSPRGKGKLVISFDNNAQLQQVLKLLR; translated from the coding sequence GTGTCGGTGAAGAAGAGGGGTCTGGGCCGCAGTCTCGATGCGCTGCTCGGCAGTTCGCAGCCTCAGGCGGTGGAAACGGCGGGTGATGAGCTGCGCGAACTGGCGCTGGACAGCCTGGTCGCCGGCCGGCATCAGCCGCGGCGCAGCTTCGATCAGAGCCAGCTCGAAGCGCTGGCCGAATCGATCAAGGCGCAGGGTGTGGTCCAGCCGATCATCGTTCGCGAGATCGAAGACGGGCAGCACGAGATCGTTGCCGGTGAACGGCGCTGGCGGGCGGCGAAGCTGGCCGGCCTGTCGGTCATTCCGGCGGTGGTCCGCAAGATGGAAGACCGCGCGGCGATGGCAGTTGCCCTGGTCGAGAACATCCAGCGCGCCGATCTGAACCCGCTCGAAGAAGCCGAAGCGCTGCGGCGGCTGATCGACGATTGCGGTTTGACCCATGAGCAGGCGGCGGAAGCGGTCGGCAAGTCGCGTGCTTCGATCTCGAATCTGCTGCGCCTGATCGATCTCGATCCCGGCGTGCAGATGATGGTCCGCAACGGCCTGATTTCGCTCGGCCACGCCAAGGTGCTGATGGGTGCCACGGCGAGCCGGCAGGCGGAACTGGCGAAGCAGGTAGTCGAACGCGAGCTGACCGTGCGCCAGACCGAAGCGCTGCTGATGGCTTCGTCGCGGCCGGCCTCGCCGCCGTCGGCTTCGCTGCCGAAGTCACCGATCGCCAGTGAAATCGGCGAACGCATCGGCTTGCCGGTCACGCTCACCCAGTCGCCTCGTGGCAAAGGCAAGCTGGTGATCTCGTTCGACAACAACGCGCAATTGCAGCAGGTGTTGAAGCTGCTTCGCTGA
- a CDS encoding ParA family protein, translating into MTRIIAIANQKGGVGKTTTTINLAASLAATRRRVLLVDLDAQGNATMGCGVDKYRLLYSVRDVLLEAVTPQAVIIHPEGLGFGVMPANADMTEAEIKLREMPAGDFALKLALESVAHDYDYILIDCPPALSKLTVNAFVAADGVLIPMQCEYYALEGLTALVDTIKKIQRVINPRLEIEGLLRTMFDPRNNLSNDVSAQLLQHFGDKVYRTLVPRNVRLAEAPSHGLPAITYDPSSAGAKAYLALAGELLRRHDGGQMSLGSE; encoded by the coding sequence ATGACCCGCATCATCGCGATCGCCAACCAGAAAGGCGGCGTCGGCAAGACCACGACGACCATCAACCTCGCGGCTTCGCTGGCTGCGACGCGTCGGCGCGTGCTGCTGGTCGATCTCGATGCCCAGGGCAATGCGACGATGGGCTGCGGCGTCGACAAGTACCGCCTGCTCTACAGCGTTCGCGATGTGCTGCTCGAAGCCGTCACGCCGCAGGCCGTCATCATCCATCCCGAAGGTCTCGGCTTCGGCGTCATGCCGGCCAATGCCGACATGACGGAAGCCGAAATCAAGCTGCGCGAGATGCCGGCGGGTGATTTCGCGCTGAAGCTGGCGCTGGAATCGGTGGCGCATGATTACGACTACATCCTGATCGACTGCCCGCCGGCGCTCTCCAAGCTCACCGTCAACGCTTTCGTCGCCGCCGATGGCGTGCTGATCCCGATGCAGTGCGAGTACTACGCGCTGGAAGGGCTCACCGCGCTGGTCGACACGATCAAGAAAATCCAGCGGGTGATCAATCCGCGCCTGGAAATCGAAGGCCTGCTACGCACCATGTTCGATCCGCGCAACAACCTGTCGAACGATGTGTCGGCGCAGTTGCTGCAGCACTTCGGCGACAAGGTCTATCGCACCCTGGTGCCGCGCAACGTGCGCCTGGCCGAAGCGCCGAGTCATGGTCTGCCGGCGATCACCTACGATCCTTCGTCGGCTGGGGCCAAGGCCTATCTGGCGCTGGCCGGGGAATTGCTGCGTCGCCATGATGGCGGGCAGATGAGCTTGGGGAGCGAATAG
- the rsmG gene encoding 16S rRNA (guanine(527)-N(7))-methyltransferase RsmG — protein MSDSKHPHSEKRLRAGLERFGLDVGLTEPLMRYLGELEKWNATYNLSGIKFVDEMVTRHVFDSLAVLQALPAYTPGTRMLDAGSGAGIPGLILAIVRPDLNVTTLDSAGKKARFMRHVIRTMALPNAEVFEGRAEDHQPAEPYPLIISRAFASLADYIGVTEHLGGPDTRWLSMKAHVDTAEKAGLPAGFAIESTHRLLVPGLDEMRQLLIIRAA, from the coding sequence ATGAGCGACAGCAAGCATCCGCACAGCGAAAAGCGCCTGCGCGCGGGACTGGAACGCTTCGGGCTGGACGTGGGCCTGACCGAGCCGCTGATGCGTTATCTCGGCGAGCTGGAGAAATGGAACGCGACCTACAACCTGAGCGGCATCAAGTTCGTCGATGAGATGGTCACCCGCCATGTCTTCGATTCGCTCGCGGTGCTGCAGGCACTGCCGGCTTACACGCCGGGCACGCGGATGCTCGATGCCGGCAGCGGCGCCGGCATTCCGGGCCTGATCCTGGCGATCGTGCGGCCCGATCTGAATGTGACCACGCTCGATTCCGCCGGCAAGAAGGCGCGCTTCATGCGCCACGTGATCCGCACGATGGCGCTGCCGAATGCCGAGGTGTTCGAAGGCCGCGCCGAGGATCATCAGCCGGCCGAACCGTATCCGCTGATCATCAGCCGCGCGTTTGCGAGCCTCGCCGATTACATCGGTGTGACCGAGCATCTGGGTGGCCCGGATACGCGCTGGCTGTCGATGAAGGCGCATGTCGATACGGCCGAGAAAGCCGGCCTGCCGGCGGGCTTCGCGATCGAGTCGACCCATCGCCTGCTGGTGCCCGGCCTCGATGAAATGCGTCAGTTGCTGATCATCCGAGCCGCATAA
- a CDS encoding CoA-binding protein: MNRHSNLLETPANISALLAATRRIAVLGIKPESHDDQPAHYVPAALAAAGYEIVPVPVYYRDVTVILGQPVYRRLVDVPGRIDLVDVFRLPSALPGHLDDLLAAKPRAVWLQTGIRDDAFAMTLAEAGILVVQDRCLMVEQQRRGARPAI, translated from the coding sequence ATGAACCGCCACTCGAACCTGCTCGAAACTCCGGCCAATATCAGCGCGCTGCTGGCGGCCACGCGACGCATCGCAGTGCTCGGCATCAAGCCGGAATCGCATGACGATCAGCCGGCGCATTACGTGCCGGCGGCGCTGGCGGCCGCCGGTTACGAGATCGTGCCGGTGCCGGTCTATTACCGCGACGTCACCGTCATCCTCGGCCAGCCGGTCTATCGGCGCCTGGTCGATGTGCCGGGACGGATCGATCTGGTCGATGTGTTCCGCTTGCCGTCCGCCTTGCCTGGACATCTCGACGATCTGCTCGCCGCCAAGCCGCGTGCGGTGTGGCTGCAGACCGGCATTCGCGACGATGCCTTTGCGATGACCTTGGCCGAGGCCGGCATCCTGGTCGTGCAGGATCGCTGCCTGATGGTCGAGCAGCAGCGGCGCGGTGCGCGGCCGGCGATTTGA
- a CDS encoding response regulator transcription factor — MTVSPRIAIVDDDPLLRDLLMDYLSGQGYAALPCDGGNSLRALFASSPPDCVILDLVMPEEDGLNVLRWLRAGSDVPVIMLTGTDAPADRIVGLELGADDYVAKPADLRELLARVRSVLRRRPVVIPPASAAPAAKAQDNESWFGRWRLDRARRRMVDPTGDILLITGAEFGLLCAFAEHPNVILSRDKLLMLSGTDPGEVFDRAIDLRITRLRKKIEPVPGDPAVIRTVRGHGGGYQYLPSNGPNYGR; from the coding sequence CTGACCGTGTCACCCCGGATCGCCATCGTCGACGACGACCCGCTGCTGCGTGATCTGCTGATGGATTACCTGAGCGGTCAGGGCTATGCGGCGCTGCCTTGCGATGGGGGCAACAGCCTGCGTGCGCTGTTCGCGAGCAGCCCACCGGATTGCGTGATCCTCGATCTGGTGATGCCCGAAGAAGACGGCCTGAATGTGTTGCGCTGGCTGCGCGCCGGTTCCGACGTACCGGTGATCATGCTGACCGGCACCGACGCGCCAGCCGATCGCATCGTCGGTCTCGAACTCGGTGCCGACGATTACGTCGCCAAGCCTGCCGATCTGCGCGAACTGCTGGCGCGCGTGCGCAGCGTGCTGCGCCGCCGACCAGTTGTGATTCCACCTGCGTCGGCAGCGCCAGCCGCAAAGGCGCAAGACAACGAAAGCTGGTTCGGTCGCTGGCGGCTCGATCGGGCACGGCGTCGCATGGTTGATCCGACCGGCGATATCCTGCTGATCACCGGCGCGGAGTTCGGGTTGCTGTGCGCGTTCGCCGAGCATCCCAACGTGATCCTGTCGCGCGATAAGCTGCTGATGCTGTCCGGCACCGATCCCGGCGAAGTGTTCGATCGCGCGATCGATCTGCGCATCACCCGGCTGCGCAAGAAGATCGAACCCGTTCCCGGCGATCCGGCCGTGATCCGCACCGTGCGCGGCCACGGCGGCGGCTACCAATACCTGCCCTCGAACGGCCCGAATTACGGCCGCTGA
- a CDS encoding PAS domain-containing hybrid sensor histidine kinase/response regulator, which produces MTDADPAISADTAADADLSLLRPAVGDGHQVNLADWADLAESLPGAVFQLSMDRQRRIRYHYVSSRVRELLGVDSQAVLDDPMLPPSLVLQEDSALLYQAYVQSAIDVKPFSVDVRIVRPDGVQRWMRTSATPRRTDDGSLWNGWWNDVTDEIESRERLIATERSLRDAAERAERQLRTITDSLPGVVYQYRMAPNEVGRYTMISDQGAALFGKTRDEVLNHPMSLIGLVSGADRAKLVGGFMLGAKEQRNIEVTYRSKVAGDREAWLRTFAKPVPQDDGSVAWSGFTLDVTAEVATRQKLEATELRLSEIVKAVPGMVYRFRAFGDNQFETTFVSEGIRELAGIEPSNDPARLNAQVIQAILPDDLPMMLAVTAAAIETQTEMHCDFRIRHLKTGELRWLRTIGMPRRQADGSTAFTGVWQDISHAKALELELTAATETARAASRAKSEFLANMSHEIRTPMNAILGLSQLGSRARDLPQARDYLAKIHSSAQSLLQVLNDVLDVSKIEAGKLSLEATPFKLHAVLENLSGMLSVHAAQKGLELLFDIDASAPDVLIGDPFRLGQILANLTGNAIKFTDTGDVVVRVGVVERSEHEVRLGFAVEDSGIGMSQEEIGRLFRAFSQADSSTTRRYGGTGLGLTICKRLVEMMDGDISIDSQPGQGSCFRFSARFGVAATPAARIVPEALRDLRVLVVDDNPIACEILDSHLAGFGFRVTIAGDGIEAVARVRGARHDPFGLVLMDWQMPQIDGIEAARRIRALGPPQPPLIIMVTAFGREEIEHEAHEIGLDGFLVKPVNPSLLLDAILDAFGSPATALVPAPAVDVELLRPASLRGLRVLVAEDNEINQQVASELLEAAGVEVCIAPNGRVAVEMASAHRFDAVLMDLQMPLMDGLEATRRLRAMGGALAHLPIIAMTANAMAEDRARCLAAGMNDHLGKPIDVRRLYALLAQWTQNGPATVVTPALLAAAPSNLMLADDDGCDFAAAIERLGGSRELWKKLARRYLDTPRAATEIEQALAAGFAGTAKRAAHSIKSMAATLGAVGIAEVSAQLEQALLTDASADEIRLRLIVLDRLDVGVRNTIRQQIDAG; this is translated from the coding sequence ATGACCGATGCCGACCCAGCGATCTCCGCTGATACAGCGGCGGATGCCGATCTCAGCCTGCTGCGTCCGGCGGTAGGCGATGGGCATCAGGTGAATCTGGCCGATTGGGCCGATCTGGCCGAATCGCTGCCCGGCGCGGTGTTCCAGCTGAGCATGGATCGTCAGAGACGCATTCGCTATCACTACGTGAGCAGCCGGGTGCGAGAACTGCTGGGTGTTGATTCACAGGCGGTGCTCGACGATCCCATGCTGCCGCCGAGCCTGGTGCTGCAGGAAGACTCGGCGCTGCTGTACCAGGCCTATGTGCAGTCTGCGATCGACGTGAAGCCGTTCTCGGTCGATGTTCGCATCGTCCGGCCCGACGGCGTGCAGCGCTGGATGCGCACCTCGGCCACGCCGCGCAGGACCGACGATGGTTCGCTCTGGAACGGCTGGTGGAACGATGTCACCGACGAGATCGAAAGCCGCGAGCGATTGATCGCCACCGAACGCTCGCTGCGCGATGCCGCCGAGCGCGCCGAGCGGCAGTTGCGCACGATCACCGATTCGCTGCCCGGCGTCGTCTACCAGTACCGCATGGCGCCGAACGAAGTCGGCCGCTACACGATGATCAGCGATCAGGGCGCCGCCCTGTTCGGCAAGACCCGCGACGAGGTACTGAACCATCCGATGAGCCTGATCGGCCTGGTCAGCGGTGCGGACCGGGCGAAGCTGGTCGGCGGCTTCATGCTCGGCGCCAAGGAGCAGCGCAACATCGAGGTCACCTATCGCTCGAAGGTGGCGGGGGATCGCGAAGCCTGGCTGCGCACGTTCGCCAAGCCGGTGCCGCAGGATGATGGTTCGGTGGCCTGGAGTGGCTTCACGCTCGATGTCACCGCCGAAGTCGCCACCCGGCAGAAACTGGAAGCGACCGAGCTGCGGCTGAGCGAGATCGTCAAGGCAGTGCCGGGCATGGTCTATCGCTTCCGGGCGTTCGGGGACAACCAGTTCGAAACCACTTTCGTCAGCGAAGGCATCCGCGAGCTGGCCGGCATCGAACCGTCCAACGATCCGGCGCGGCTCAACGCCCAGGTCATCCAGGCCATCCTGCCGGACGACTTGCCGATGATGCTGGCGGTGACGGCAGCGGCGATCGAGACCCAGACCGAGATGCACTGCGATTTCCGCATTCGCCATCTGAAAACCGGCGAACTGCGCTGGCTGCGCACCATCGGCATGCCGCGTCGCCAGGCCGATGGCAGCACCGCGTTCACCGGCGTCTGGCAGGACATCAGCCATGCCAAGGCGCTGGAACTGGAATTGACGGCGGCGACCGAAACGGCGCGCGCCGCGAGCCGCGCCAAGAGCGAGTTTCTGGCCAACATGAGCCACGAGATCCGCACGCCGATGAACGCGATTCTCGGCTTGTCGCAGCTCGGCAGCCGCGCCCGCGATCTGCCGCAAGCGCGTGACTACCTGGCCAAGATCCACAGTTCGGCGCAGTCGCTGCTGCAGGTGCTCAACGATGTGCTCGACGTCTCGAAGATCGAGGCCGGCAAGCTGTCGCTCGAAGCCACGCCGTTCAAGCTGCATGCGGTGCTCGAAAACCTGTCCGGCATGCTCAGCGTGCACGCGGCGCAGAAGGGCCTGGAACTGCTGTTCGATATCGACGCCAGTGCGCCCGATGTGCTGATCGGCGATCCGTTCCGGCTTGGCCAGATTCTCGCCAACCTGACCGGCAATGCGATCAAGTTCACCGACACTGGCGATGTCGTGGTGCGGGTCGGCGTGGTCGAGCGCAGCGAGCACGAGGTGCGGCTCGGCTTTGCCGTCGAGGACAGCGGCATCGGCATGAGTCAGGAGGAGATCGGCCGCTTGTTCCGCGCCTTCTCTCAGGCCGATTCCTCGACCACCCGCCGCTACGGCGGCACCGGCCTGGGGCTGACCATCTGCAAGCGTCTGGTCGAGATGATGGATGGCGACATCAGCATCGACAGCCAGCCGGGGCAGGGCAGTTGCTTCCGCTTCTCGGCGCGCTTCGGCGTGGCCGCCACGCCGGCGGCGCGCATCGTGCCGGAAGCGCTGCGCGACCTGCGCGTGCTGGTGGTCGATGACAACCCGATCGCCTGCGAAATCCTGGACAGCCATCTCGCCGGCTTCGGTTTCCGGGTCACCATCGCCGGTGATGGCATCGAAGCGGTGGCACGGGTCCGCGGTGCGCGCCACGATCCATTCGGCCTGGTGCTGATGGATTGGCAGATGCCGCAGATCGATGGCATCGAAGCGGCGCGGCGCATCCGCGCGCTCGGTCCGCCGCAGCCGCCGTTGATCATCATGGTCACCGCGTTCGGTCGCGAGGAAATCGAACACGAGGCGCACGAAATCGGTCTTGACGGCTTCCTGGTCAAGCCGGTCAATCCGTCGCTGCTGCTCGATGCGATTCTCGATGCCTTCGGCAGCCCGGCGACGGCGCTCGTGCCGGCACCGGCAGTTGACGTGGAACTGCTGCGCCCCGCGTCACTTCGCGGCCTGAGGGTGCTGGTGGCCGAGGACAACGAGATCAATCAGCAGGTTGCCAGCGAGTTGCTCGAAGCGGCGGGAGTCGAGGTCTGCATCGCGCCGAACGGCCGCGTTGCCGTCGAAATGGCCAGCGCGCATCGCTTCGATGCGGTGCTGATGGATTTGCAGATGCCGCTGATGGATGGCCTCGAAGCAACCCGCCGCCTGCGCGCGATGGGTGGCGCGCTGGCCCATCTGCCGATCATCGCGATGACCGCCAACGCGATGGCCGAGGACCGCGCACGCTGCCTGGCCGCCGGCATGAACGATCATCTCGGCAAGCCGATCGATGTGCGCCGTCTGTATGCGCTGCTGGCGCAGTGGACGCAGAACGGACCAGCGACTGTAGTGACGCCAGCGCTGCTTGCAGCTGCGCCATCAAACCTCATGCTGGCTGACGATGATGGCTGCGATTTCGCGGCCGCAATCGAGCGGCTGGGCGGCAGCCGGGAACTGTGGAAGAAGCTGGCCCGCCGCTATCTCGATACACCGCGTGCCGCGACGGAGATCGAACAGGCGCTGGCTGCCGGCTTTGCCGGAACGGCGAAGCGTGCGGCCCACTCGATCAAGAGCATGGCGGCAACGCTGGGCGCGGTCGGCATCGCCGAGGTCTCCGCGCAGCTTGAACAAGCCTTGTTGACGGATGCTTCAGCGGATGAGATCCGGCTGCGGCTGATCGTGCTCGACCGGCTCGACGTCGGTGTCCGCAACACCATTCGCCAGCAGATCGACGCCGGCTGA